The region ACCTAGTGCCGTACCGACACCTGCGGTAGCCAGGGCCCCGGTGTTACAGTGAGTAAGAATATTGTCTCCGGATTCAACCAGCTCAGCTCCGAATGTGGCCATCCGCTCACACAAGGCGCAGTCTTCCTCAAACAGACGCTCCGCCTCAGCAACCACGGCCTGCGCATAATCAGGCTGTTGCAGCGCTTCACGCAGTCTGGCCATACAATGCATCAGGTTCACTGCGGTCGGACGCGTAGCGGTCAATTCATCAATGGCGTCGTTCAATTGCGCTTTGCTGCTGCCCTGCTCTGCCAGATAAGCCACCAGCAAGCTGGCCGCCAGGCCAATCAAAGGTGCCCCGCGAACTTTAAGCGCTAAGATCAGCGACTTCATCTGCTCCACATTTTCGCAGTGATGCCATGTTTCCTGGTGTGGCAGCAGATACTGGTCCAGCACTTGAACCTTGCCATTTTGATATTTAAGACTGCGTGCGATTAACTCTTTCAACCTTGCTTCCTCCGGCTTGCTCCTGAGTAATGCCAATCATCAACCAGATCTGCTCGCTGCGCGTGATCCCATAATGAAATGGCCTGCACTATTCTACATCAAGATCTAAAGATGTATAGACTTCTAAACGTTTATAGGTATAGAATGCTGATCTATTTTTATTCTATGTGGATGATCCGGATGAGTGCTTATCAGGCGTTTGACAATGAAATGGCCATTGAATACATCAACAACCTGGGGGGATCTTCCCGCCAGACGCACAGCTAAGTTGCTATGAGTTTGGCGATGGCAACTTAAACCTGGTGTTTAGGGTCACGGATCAGCACAATCACAGTGTGATCCTTAAGCAGGCACTCCCATACGCCCGTTGTGTTGGTGAAAGCTGGCCGTTAACGCTGGACAGAGCACGTATTGAAGCCAACGCATTACTCCGCCATGGTAAGGTCTGCCCGACACACACCGTACAAGTGATACATCATGACAGTGTGCAGGCGGTCACTATACTTGAAGATTTAGGCCACCTGCGCATACTGCGTGGTGAGCTCAATGCCGGACGCACTTTTGCAAATCTGGGGCGGGATGTTGCCCGATACCTGGCCACAACCAGCTTTTATCACAGCGACTTCTACCTCAGCGCAGTCGAAAAAAAATCCCTGGTTCAGACTTTTACTAATCCGGAACTTTGCGCCATTACAGAGGAGTTGTTTTTTGATGATCCTTACCAGGACTCTGAGCGTAACCACTATCCCGACGCGCTAAGCCCTGAGGTCAGCAAACTTCATCGCAATAAAGCGCTCAAACTGGCAATTGCGCAACTCAAAACCCGATTTTTGTCTTCACCTCAGGCACTATTACATGGTGACGCCCACAGTGGCAGCCTGTTTGTTGATGACACAACAACCAAACTCATCGACCCGGAATTTGCTTTCTTCGGTCCCATAGGGTTCGATCTGGGGTCTTTCATCGGCAATTTACTGTTGAACTTCTGCGCCCAGCATGGTCGCATCAATGAGCCATCAAAGCGCCGTGATATTCATACTTATTTATTGCGCACTATCGATATTTGTCTGAGTGAATTTGAGCAGCAGTGGCTCAGTTTGTGCGCACAACAGGGCAAAGACAGCACTTTACTGGTACCTGGATATGCTGAACATTTTTTAAATGACGTCTTTCAGGATGCCATTGGCTACTGTGGCTGCGAAATGATCCGACGTACCATAGGTCTGGCCCATGTCAGCGATCTGGATGAAATTCAGGATGTTAAGGCTCGTCTTCGCGCCCAGCGCCTGGCTCTGGAAGTGGGTGAACAGCTGATCCTGCACGCTCGTAGCTGTCACAACAAAGATGCCTGCTACCAGCTGATCATCAGTGTATTACAGTAATTCAGGACCGAGGTAAGGCAGATCAACCCACACTTTCGGATTGATCTGCTTGTGGTTTAGCGGGTTTGATCCGCTTGTTGCGCCGATGCAATATAATTATCGATCTGCGATTCCAGCACGCTTAATGGTACTGAACCATGACGCAAGATCTGATGGTGGAACTCACGAATATCGAAGGCATCACCTAATGTCGTCTCGGCTTTCGCACGTAGGCGTTTAATCGTTAACTCTCCAACCTTGTATGACAGAGCCTGCCCCGGCCATGAAATATAACGATCGGTTTCAGTTTTAACATTATGCAGTGACAACGCCGTATTATCGCGCATAAAATTCATTGCCCGTTCGCGGCTCCAGCCATACATATGCATGCCCGTATCCACAACCAAACGTGCCGCCCGCCACATTTCATAAGTCAGACGCCCAAAGTTACTATACGGATCCTGGTAGAAACCCGCTTCCAAACCCAGGTACTCCGCGTACAGCCCCCAGCCCTCACCAAATGCTGAAATATATGAATCGCGACGGTAATCAGGTAAATAGTCCAACTCCTGATTCAGTGAAATTTGCAAGTGGTGCCCAGGCACAGCTTCGTGCAAAGTCAGCGCTTCTAGTACATACAAGGGGCGTTTATCCAGAGCATAAGTATTCACCCAGTAATAACCTGCATCTGTGTCCTTGTCCGCGCCCAGATAGCGGCCAGTGGTGTACTTAGGTGCGATCGCATCCGGTACCGGGGCCACTCCATAAGGGCGACGTGGCAGCGTATGGAAAAGTTTAGGTAGCTGAGCGTCCATTTGTTTCGCAATGTACGCAGCTTCTTTAAGCAGCTCTTCGGCACTGTTGGCATAGAATTGGGGGTCAGTTCTCAAAAACTTTACAAATTCGGCAAAGCTTCCTTCAAATTCGGTTTGCCTGATGATTTGCATCATTTCACCTTTAATCCTGGCAACCTCTTTCAGTCCCAGTTCGTGGATCTCTTTAGGTGTCATTTGCGTGGTAGTGAAGTGCGCTGTGCGATTACGATAAAACTCGACACCATTGGGTGTACTGGAAATACCGATATCATCCCGAGCACCCGGTCGATACTCTTCGACAAAAAACTTTAAATACTCACGATATGCAGGAATAACCTGCTGTGACAAGACCATTTTTGCCTGTGTCTGGATCTCGGCAAACTCCTGTTCAGGCAGGTTATGCTGATTGACAGCAAAAGGTCTGAAAAACTGCGATTGTGTAACATCATCGACAATAAACGCTTCGATGGACGATTCATACCCGGCTAGTACCGCTTTGGGCTGAGTCAGCCCCACAGCCAGTCCCTTGCGCATCCAGTCAATATTTTGCTGGAAGTAACGCGGCACCTCAGCAAGCTTGTTTAAGTACACCTCGTATCCCGAAGGCTTACTTAAGTCCACATCATTAAATAACCAGGGCAGGCTGCTGTGAAATCCACTTTCAGACTTGAGCGGCATGTAATGTGCGTTGAAACGGTAGCGATCGACCTGATCCTGGATCTGGGCACGCAAAATCGTCAGATTGATACGGTTTTCTTCACTTAAATTTCCCGTGTTCAGTGCGTCTAATTGCTGAAGAAAGCGTTCACGTTCAGCATTTTTAGTCGCCAAAGCTGCCGCACTTAAGTCGGGTAACTGAGTCTTAATTGAGGCTTGATTGTCGTTACGAAACGTCATAACTTGCTCAGCCAGACTGGTAAATTGCTGGTCAGCACTGACCTGAGTCAGCTCACATCCCGTCAGTCCCAGTGCCAAAGTCACAGCACACACAGTGCGAGATAGAGTGGTTTTCAGTGAAGCATTCACGCGAGTGATCCTTTAACAATAATGTGAAATTTACGCAACACCTAAACACGCCAGTGAAAGGCTTGCAACTTAAAGCGACCAGTCGCCGAAAGGCACCTGCCATGTATCAATAATGCAAGGCTTCCAAGACAAAGGAAAAAGTGCTTACTAATTCATCAGCCCCCGAGGAAAAGCAATAAATTTGTCACTGAACACTGATTTTTGCTTTGCAAAACTCGGGAGAGCGATTAATGTAGCCGCAGCGGAGCTGGCACCCCAGAGGGGCCATTTCAAACGCTTCGGCGAGTCGTACAACAGCAACTGATTATTGTGGTAAGTAAAATGATGTTCCATGATTCCATGGCAATAGCACAAGAAAAAATGACTAAAGTTTGTCAGTTTCTGGAACAGAATCATCTGCCTCCTACGCCGTTGAATTACCACATAGGGTATGTCTATATCAGCCAGACCAATCGTGACCTGACTGAACGACTGGACCGGGACATCCGCAATCGAGTCGCCATCGACAGTATTTACGTAGAACAGCTCTATTACGAGTACCTGCAAAAAGAGCACCAGACTGAGGCCAATTTAATCCAGCAAGTTGGTGGTATGATCGATCAGCTCAATGACTCAGCACAACAGTCCCAGCAAAGCCTCATCGGCTTTGCCAAACAAATCAATCACTGCATTCATAATCTGGATGAACACAATGTCGTCAAAACACGGGCTGCCCTGAAGGATTTTGGCGGGCACACCGAGCTGCTGCTAAAACAACACCAGCAATTTAAAAATGCGTTGCGAAGAGCACGTGAAATCCACGAAAAGCAGCAACAGCAGCTATTGAAACTGCGCAAACAGCGCATTCTAGACCCGCAAACCGGCCTTTATAAACGCCATTATCTGGGTCATAAAACACAACTTTGGCTGACTCAGGATAAATCAATCTGTGCCATTTCAGTGCTAATCGAGAATCTGGATGCCTTCAGCCAGGACTTTGGTGAACTAGTTGGAGAGACAGTGCTACAACGTGTAGCAAAGCGCATCCAGAAGTACGTACTGCAAAGTGGCCTGCCAGGCAGAACGGGTAAACAAGAATTCACCATAGTACTGGCTGACTGTGAAGCCGACACCGCGGTGGTGGTCGCAGAAAAAATACGTCGTGGCGTGACCAGACTGAAGTTTGTCAGTGCCAAAGGCGACGTGTCGTTTCCGGATATCGATTTGGCTATCGGGATTGCGCAACATCAACCAGACCATGACTTCAACACCCTCGCACAGCGCGCCGCTTTTGCAGCCAAAAAAGCCCAGTCTCTGGGTCAACATTATTATATTTCTGCGCCCAATTAGTGGCGGTCTCTCGCCCATTGATTCATAACCGGGTGCCCACGCCGGGGGCTATTGATTAATCTGGTTAAATTGCTGACACCGATTGCGCTCACTGAGTGCGATCAAGTACACTATTGACACCCAGATCCGGCACAAACAACGCACATGAAAGAAGCAAATCGCGACACCACACACTTTGGCTATAAAACAGTAGCAACGCAGGAAAAAGCCTCCATGGTGGCTGATGTTTTCCATTCCGTGGCTGCAAAGTATGATGTGATGAATGACCTGATGTCATTTGGGATCCATCGCTTATGGAAGCGCCAGACCATAGCGTGTTCAGGTGTTCGACAGGGCCATCGAGTTCTGGACCTGGCCGGTGGCACCGGAGATCTGACAGCCAAGTTCAGTGAATTGGTCGGTGAATCAGGTCAGGTGATCCTGGGCGATATCAACGACTCAATGTTACGCGTTGGACGAGACAAACTACGTGACCTCGGTCGGGTAGGCAATATCGAATATGTGCAAATGAATGCCGAAGCCCTGCCTTTCCCGGACAATAGCCTGGATGTGATCACCATTGCCTTTGGACTGCGTAACGTCACCGACAAAGACAAGGCGCTGCGCTCTATGTACCGCGTATTAAAGCCCGGAGGCAGGCTGCTTGTTCTCGAGTTTTCAAAAACAGACAACGAAGCGCTGTCCAAGCTCTACGACTTCTATTCATTCAACATTCTGCCCACCATGGGTAAACTGGTTGCCAATGACAGTGAGAGCTATCGCTACCTGGCTGAATCTATCCGTATGCATCCGGATCAGGAAACGCTTAAGTCAATGATGGAAGAAGCCGGCTTTGAACAGGCAAGCTATCAAAACCTCACAGGCGGTATCGTGGCACTTCACCGAGGCTTTAAATTCTAACTCCGGGGAACAGAGGAAACTGTATGTGGATCACGCTGCTCACAGCCGTTGCCGAAAGCGCATTGGAAAAACTGCTGGACAAAGAGCCGTCTCTGGCCGTTCAGCTTTCCTCTGCACAGCACAAAACTCTGGCCATTACCTTAACGGATCTGGAGCTGTGTTGTGCGCTACATTATGTGGGTGAACAACAAGGTAAACCACGTTGCTTCGTTTATGGTCATTATCAGGATCAGGCTAACTGCCACATCACCACAACCTTATCGACCTTAGCTGAAATTTCCGATCCAAGTCAGCTTACACGCCTGATCCGTGAGGAAAAACTGGATCTGGATGGCGATCTGCAACTGGCACAAAGCTATAGCAAAGCCTTTTCAGGATTACAGATAGACTGGGCTGAACATCTCTCCGCTCACCTTGGTGATGCGCCGGCGCAACTGCTTGTCGAACGCTGTAAGGCGGCCACCGAAAAAGGGGCTGGCCATCTGAAAATACTGCAACGAACCTTTACGCAATTGTGTCAGGATGAGCTAAAAGTGGCCGTTCATCCACTTGAAGTTCGTCAGTTCAAAACCCATACACGACAGTTGACGCAACAGCTCGCGGCACTGGAACAACGCATTAACGCTTTAAGCGAATAATAAGGAGCTGGATTTGTCCATCGCTCGTCTGTATCAAATCGGTAAAACGTTTCTCAATTATGGCCTTGATGACTTACTGCCAAGGCAAAAACAACCTTGGTATGCCCGGGCAATCAGACGCAGTCTGTTCTGGCTGCCTAACCAGCATCGCGACAAACCCGTCGGCGCACGACTGAGGCTGGCACTACAAACTTTGGGCCCGGTATGGATCAAATTTGGCCAGATGCTATCCACACGTCGCGATCTGCTGCCGCCAGATATTGCCGAAGAGCTTGCTCTGTTGCAGGACAAAGTTGCCCCATTTCCCGGCGACCAGGCACAAGCCCTGATAGAAAAAGCACTAGGGCTGGATACGATTAGCGATTGCTTTGTGGAGTTTGAGCAAACACCACTGGCGTCAGCCTCCATTGCACAGGTTCATTGCGCCAAACTCTTGATTGATGATGAACTACGAGAAGTGGTGGTCAAAGTGATCCGGCCAAATATTGAAAAACAAATTCTGGCAGACTTGTCCCTGATGGAACGTTTTGCCCGCTTGCTGGCCAGCCTGATCAGCGCAGGGCGCCGGTTGCGACCCGTGGAAGTAGTCAGAGAATATCGCAAAACCCTGCTGGATGAATTGGATCTGATGCGTGAGGCTGCCAATGCTATTCAGCTACGCCGCAACTTTGAAGGGTCTGACTCTTTGTATATTCCAGAAGTATACAGCGACTACTCCAGACGTAATGTGCTGGTGATGGAGCGCATTTACGGCATTCCAGTTTCTGATACTGAGTCGCTGCTGGCACAGGGCACGAATATGAAGGTACTCGCAGAGCGGGGAGTTGAAGTATTCTTTACCCAAGTTTTCCGTGACAGCTTTTTCCATGCGGATATGCACCCGGGCAACATTTTTGTCTCTCGGGAAGACCCACATAATCCGAAGTATATTGGCATTGACTGTGGCATTGTTGGTACTTTGAACCGCGAAGACAAACGTTATCTGGCAGAAAACTTCATTGCGTTTTTCAACCGCGATTATCGTCAGGTAGCTCAATTACATGTCGATTCTGGCTGGGTACCCGCAGATACCTGTGTTGAGGAATTTGAATTTGCCATTCGCACAGTATGTGAGCCGATTTTTAATAAGCCTCTGGCCGAAATTTCATTTGGTCATGTGCTGGTCAATCTGTTCAATACAGCGCGACGCTTTAATATGGAAGTCCAGCCACAGCTGGTGTTGCTGCAAAAAACC is a window of Pseudoalteromonas sp. R3 DNA encoding:
- a CDS encoding DUF885 domain-containing protein, with the protein product MNASLKTTLSRTVCAVTLALGLTGCELTQVSADQQFTSLAEQVMTFRNDNQASIKTQLPDLSAAALATKNAERERFLQQLDALNTGNLSEENRINLTILRAQIQDQVDRYRFNAHYMPLKSESGFHSSLPWLFNDVDLSKPSGYEVYLNKLAEVPRYFQQNIDWMRKGLAVGLTQPKAVLAGYESSIEAFIVDDVTQSQFFRPFAVNQHNLPEQEFAEIQTQAKMVLSQQVIPAYREYLKFFVEEYRPGARDDIGISSTPNGVEFYRNRTAHFTTTQMTPKEIHELGLKEVARIKGEMMQIIRQTEFEGSFAEFVKFLRTDPQFYANSAEELLKEAAYIAKQMDAQLPKLFHTLPRRPYGVAPVPDAIAPKYTTGRYLGADKDTDAGYYWVNTYALDKRPLYVLEALTLHEAVPGHHLQISLNQELDYLPDYRRDSYISAFGEGWGLYAEYLGLEAGFYQDPYSNFGRLTYEMWRAARLVVDTGMHMYGWSRERAMNFMRDNTALSLHNVKTETDRYISWPGQALSYKVGELTIKRLRAKAETTLGDAFDIREFHHQILRHGSVPLSVLESQIDNYIASAQQADQTR
- a CDS encoding GGDEF domain-containing protein, coding for MMFHDSMAIAQEKMTKVCQFLEQNHLPPTPLNYHIGYVYISQTNRDLTERLDRDIRNRVAIDSIYVEQLYYEYLQKEHQTEANLIQQVGGMIDQLNDSAQQSQQSLIGFAKQINHCIHNLDEHNVVKTRAALKDFGGHTELLLKQHQQFKNALRRAREIHEKQQQQLLKLRKQRILDPQTGLYKRHYLGHKTQLWLTQDKSICAISVLIENLDAFSQDFGELVGETVLQRVAKRIQKYVLQSGLPGRTGKQEFTIVLADCEADTAVVVAEKIRRGVTRLKFVSAKGDVSFPDIDLAIGIAQHQPDHDFNTLAQRAAFAAKKAQSLGQHYYISAPN
- the ubiE gene encoding bifunctional demethylmenaquinone methyltransferase/2-methoxy-6-polyprenyl-1,4-benzoquinol methylase UbiE — encoded protein: MKEANRDTTHFGYKTVATQEKASMVADVFHSVAAKYDVMNDLMSFGIHRLWKRQTIACSGVRQGHRVLDLAGGTGDLTAKFSELVGESGQVILGDINDSMLRVGRDKLRDLGRVGNIEYVQMNAEALPFPDNSLDVITIAFGLRNVTDKDKALRSMYRVLKPGGRLLVLEFSKTDNEALSKLYDFYSFNILPTMGKLVANDSESYRYLAESIRMHPDQETLKSMMEEAGFEQASYQNLTGGIVALHRGFKF
- a CDS encoding SCP2 sterol-binding domain-containing protein, whose protein sequence is MWITLLTAVAESALEKLLDKEPSLAVQLSSAQHKTLAITLTDLELCCALHYVGEQQGKPRCFVYGHYQDQANCHITTTLSTLAEISDPSQLTRLIREEKLDLDGDLQLAQSYSKAFSGLQIDWAEHLSAHLGDAPAQLLVERCKAATEKGAGHLKILQRTFTQLCQDELKVAVHPLEVRQFKTHTRQLTQQLAALEQRINALSE
- the ubiB gene encoding ubiquinone biosynthesis regulatory protein kinase UbiB, which encodes MSIARLYQIGKTFLNYGLDDLLPRQKQPWYARAIRRSLFWLPNQHRDKPVGARLRLALQTLGPVWIKFGQMLSTRRDLLPPDIAEELALLQDKVAPFPGDQAQALIEKALGLDTISDCFVEFEQTPLASASIAQVHCAKLLIDDELREVVVKVIRPNIEKQILADLSLMERFARLLASLISAGRRLRPVEVVREYRKTLLDELDLMREAANAIQLRRNFEGSDSLYIPEVYSDYSRRNVLVMERIYGIPVSDTESLLAQGTNMKVLAERGVEVFFTQVFRDSFFHADMHPGNIFVSREDPHNPKYIGIDCGIVGTLNREDKRYLAENFIAFFNRDYRQVAQLHVDSGWVPADTCVEEFEFAIRTVCEPIFNKPLAEISFGHVLVNLFNTARRFNMEVQPQLVLLQKTLLYVEGLGRQLYPQLDLWKTAKPFLEKWVQDQVGPLAVAKKLYTNLPFWAEKMPELPDLIYQNLKRSQRQSTPLVPNRGSDTRALLLGIAAAALTIVAGLCFIDERQLASSVCSILAIAIFIKAWRKTG